Proteins encoded within one genomic window of Ursus arctos isolate Adak ecotype North America unplaced genomic scaffold, UrsArc2.0 scaffold_7, whole genome shotgun sequence:
- the ANKRD1 gene encoding ankyrin repeat domain-containing protein 1: MKIHLPLSWPRVGAGVLLGFPGWEITSPGPSYISRPVWRGSAGLTRGTHSTGENTQTNQPQANMMVMKVEELVTGKKNGSGETGEFLPEDFRDGQYEAAVTLEKQEDLKTLPAHSLSLGEQQWKIEKEREAELKKKKLEQRSKLENLEDLEVIIQLKKRKKYRKTKVPAVKEPEPEIITEPVDVPRFLKAALENKLPVVEKFLSDKNNPDVCDEYKRTALHRACLEGHLAIAEKLIEAGAQIEFRDMLESTALHWASRGGNLDVLKLLLNKGAKISARDKLLSTALHVAVRTGHYECAEHLIACEADLNTKDREGDTPLHDAVRLNRYKMIRLLIMYGADLNIKNCAGKTPMDLVLHWQNGTKAIFDSLKENSYKTSRIASF; encoded by the exons ATGAAAATTCACCTGCCTCTGAGTTGGCcgcgggtgggggcaggggtgttaCTTGGGTTCCCAGGTTGGGAGATTACCTCACCGGGCCCTAGCTATATAAGCCGACCGGTGTGGAGGGGCTCCGCAGGGCTGACTCGAGGCACTCATTCCACGGGAGAAAACACACAGACGAACCAACCTCAGGCCAACATGATGGTGATGAAGGTGGAGGAGTTG gtCACAGGGAAGAAGAATGGCAGTGGGGAGACTGGGGAGTTCCTACCTGAGGATTTCAGAGATGGGCAGTATGAAGCCGCTGTTACTTTAGAGAAGCAAGAGGACCTGAAGACACTTCCAGCCCACTCCCTGAGCCTGGGGGAGCAACAGTGGAAAATTGAGAAAGAGCGAGAGGCAGAG cTCAAGAAGAAAAAGCTAGAACAAAGATCAAAACTTGAAAATTTAGAAGACCTCGAAGTCATCATTcaactgaagaaaaggaaaaagtacagGAAGACTAAAGTTCCAGCTGTAAAGGAACCTGAGCCTGAAATCATT ACGGAACCTGTGGATGTGCCTCGGTTCCTGAAGGCTGCCCTGGAGAATAAACTGCCAGTAGTAGAAAAATTCTTGTCAGACAAGAACAATCCAGATGTCTGTGATGAG TATAAACGGACAGCTCTTCACAGAGCATGCTTAGAAGGACATTTGGCAATTGCGGAGAAGTTAATAGAAGCTGGAGCCCAGATCGAATTCCGTGATATg CTTGAATCCACAGCCCTTCACTGGGCAAGCCGTGGAGGAAACCTGGATGTCTTAAAATTGCTACTGAATAAAGGAGCAAAAATCAGTGCTCGGGATAAG TTGCTCAGCACAGCGCTGCACGTGGCCGTGAGGACCGGCCACTACGAGTGCGCAGAGCACCTCATCGCTTGTGAGGCCGACCTCAACACCAAAGACCGA GAAGGAGATACCCCTCTGCATGACGCTGTGAGGCTGAACCGTTACAAGATGATCAGACTCCTGATTATGTATGGGGCTGACCTCAACATCAAGAATTGC